From the genome of Streptococcus marmotae, one region includes:
- a CDS encoding ABC transporter permease translates to MNLTIVTLLISQMLIYSAPLIFTSLGGVFSERAGVVNVGLEGIMVIGAFAGVVFNLEFASSFGKATPLLAVLVGGIAGLLFSIIHAVATINFRADHVVSGTVLNLLAPAFSVFLVKVLYNKGQTDSIPESFGKFSFPVLEKIPVVGDLFFKNTSLMGYVAIAMAFVSWFVLYKTKFGLRLRSVGEHPQAADTLGINVYTMRYAGVLIAGFLGGVGGAVSAQTVNINFSATTIVGSGFIALAAVIFGKWNPIGAMLASLFFGLSQSLSVIGGQLPGLSHVPNVYLQIAPYFITVVALAAFFGKAVAPKADGVNYIKSK, encoded by the coding sequence ATGAATTTGACAATAGTAACGCTTTTAATTTCGCAGATGCTGATTTACTCAGCTCCATTGATTTTCACTAGTTTGGGTGGAGTATTCTCAGAACGTGCAGGTGTCGTCAATGTGGGACTTGAAGGAATCATGGTGATTGGTGCCTTTGCTGGTGTTGTTTTCAATTTGGAATTTGCCAGCAGCTTTGGTAAAGCAACCCCACTTTTAGCTGTCTTAGTTGGTGGGATTGCAGGGCTACTTTTCTCCATTATTCACGCAGTAGCAACTATCAATTTTCGAGCAGACCATGTCGTATCAGGTACAGTTTTGAACCTCTTAGCACCAGCCTTTTCAGTCTTTTTGGTTAAAGTGCTTTATAATAAAGGACAGACAGACAGTATTCCAGAATCTTTCGGAAAATTTTCATTCCCTGTGTTGGAAAAAATACCAGTGGTTGGTGATTTATTCTTTAAAAATACCAGTCTAATGGGATATGTAGCCATTGCTATGGCCTTTGTATCCTGGTTTGTTCTTTATAAGACGAAATTCGGATTGCGCCTACGTTCAGTAGGTGAACATCCTCAGGCGGCAGATACTTTGGGAATCAATGTGTATACTATGCGTTATGCTGGTGTTCTTATCGCAGGTTTCCTTGGAGGAGTTGGAGGAGCTGTCAGCGCCCAAACCGTTAATATTAACTTTTCAGCAACCACAATTGTAGGTTCAGGTTTTATTGCCCTGGCAGCAGTTATCTTTGGTAAATGGAATCCAATTGGTGCTATGCTAGCCAGCCTATTCTTTGGCTTGTCACAGAGTTTATCTGTTATCGGTGGACAACTTCCTGGTTTATCACACGTACCAAATGTTTATCTGCAAATTGCACCATATTTTATTACAGTAGTGGCACTTGCAGCCTTCTTTGGAAAAGCAGTCGCGCCAAAAGCCGATGGTGTGAACTACATTAAATCGAAATAA
- a CDS encoding class A sortase: MSNRRRSSKKKKSGIWRNLLAGMFFLIAIALMFNTSIRNMIIAWNSNRYQVTKVTEADIEKNKQAETTFDFEQVQSISTEAVLKAQWESQQLPVIGGIAIPDLNVNLPIFKGLSNVALMYGAGTMKETQEMGQGNYSLASHHIFGIAGASETLFSPLERAQEGMKIYLTDKQNVYTYVVTSVQSVTPESVEVIDDVEGQTEITLVTCEDLEATMRTIVKGKLESSVPYNETPKDILKHFEKKYNQVQI; the protein is encoded by the coding sequence ATGAGTAATCGTAGACGTTCTAGTAAGAAAAAGAAAAGCGGTATTTGGAGAAATTTATTAGCAGGTATGTTTTTCCTTATTGCAATCGCATTGATGTTCAATACTTCTATTCGCAACATGATTATTGCTTGGAATAGCAATCGCTACCAAGTTACTAAAGTGACAGAAGCAGATATCGAGAAGAACAAGCAGGCAGAAACAACTTTTGATTTTGAGCAGGTGCAATCCATCTCGACAGAAGCTGTTTTGAAAGCTCAATGGGAGTCCCAGCAACTCCCCGTCATTGGTGGAATTGCGATTCCTGATTTAAATGTTAATCTCCCTATTTTTAAGGGTTTATCAAATGTTGCCTTGATGTATGGGGCAGGAACGATGAAAGAGACCCAAGAAATGGGACAGGGGAATTATTCCTTAGCTAGTCATCATATTTTTGGAATAGCAGGAGCGAGTGAAACACTCTTTTCACCTCTTGAACGTGCACAGGAAGGTATGAAGATTTATTTGACAGATAAGCAAAATGTCTATACCTATGTTGTGACAAGTGTACAGTCGGTGACTCCTGAAAGTGTAGAGGTTATTGATGATGTGGAAGGTCAAACAGAGATTACGCTTGTGACCTGTGAGGATTTAGAAGCCACCATGCGGACCATTGTCAAAGGAAAACTAGAAAGTAGTGTTCCTTACAATGAGACACCAAAAGATATTTTGAAACATTTTGAGAAAAAATATAATCAGGTACAAATTTAA
- a CDS encoding ABC transporter ATP-binding protein yields MTKDYVIEMREITKIFGEFVANDHINLNVRRGEIHALLGENGAGKSTLMNMLAGLLEPTSGEIAINGQVVTIDSPSKAAHLGIGMVHQHFMLVDAFTVAENIILGSETTKAGVIDIKKAIQEIKELSARYGLDVDPTAKVADISVGAQQRVEILKTLYRGADLLIFDEPTAVLTPAEITELLKIMKALVQEGKSIILITHKLDEIRAVADSVTVIRRGKSIETVEVAGASNEDLAEWMVGRSVSFKTEKIAANPKEVILSIKDLEVNENRGIPAVKGLSLDVRAGEVVGIAGIDGNGQSELIQAITGLRKVKSGKILIKGEDVVGKTPRKITEMNVSHVPEDRHRDGLVLQMTVAENIALQTYYKEPISKNGILNYDTINQKARDLMAEFDVRGASEVVPAKALSGGNQQKAIIAREIDRNPDLLIVSQPTRGLDVGAIEYIRKRLIAERDKGKAVLVVSFELDEILDVSDRIAVIHDGVIHGIVDPAKTNKQELGFLMAGGKLEKEEANA; encoded by the coding sequence ATGACAAAAGATTATGTCATTGAGATGCGAGAAATCACAAAAATCTTTGGGGAATTTGTGGCCAATGATCACATCAATTTGAATGTCAGACGTGGAGAAATTCATGCCCTTTTAGGAGAAAATGGTGCTGGAAAATCAACATTGATGAATATGCTTGCAGGCTTGCTTGAGCCTACAAGTGGTGAAATTGCGATCAATGGTCAAGTAGTTACAATTGACTCTCCTTCTAAGGCAGCTCATCTTGGAATTGGGATGGTACACCAACATTTCATGCTAGTTGATGCCTTCACAGTAGCTGAAAATATTATTTTAGGAAGTGAGACCACTAAAGCCGGTGTCATTGATATAAAAAAAGCCATTCAGGAGATTAAAGAATTGTCAGCTAGATATGGCTTAGATGTTGATCCGACTGCAAAAGTAGCAGACATCTCAGTAGGGGCTCAACAACGTGTAGAAATTCTAAAAACACTGTATCGTGGTGCAGATTTATTGATTTTTGATGAACCAACTGCGGTTCTAACACCAGCTGAAATCACCGAATTGCTAAAAATTATGAAGGCGCTAGTTCAGGAAGGGAAATCGATTATTTTGATTACCCATAAACTAGATGAGATTCGTGCAGTAGCAGACAGCGTTACAGTTATTCGTCGTGGAAAATCGATTGAAACAGTTGAAGTTGCTGGAGCAAGCAATGAAGACTTGGCAGAATGGATGGTTGGACGTTCGGTATCCTTTAAAACAGAGAAAATTGCGGCCAATCCAAAAGAAGTGATTCTTTCCATTAAAGATTTGGAAGTTAATGAAAACCGTGGCATTCCAGCGGTGAAAGGCTTGTCGCTTGATGTACGAGCTGGCGAAGTAGTGGGAATTGCAGGAATTGACGGAAATGGTCAAAGTGAGCTGATTCAGGCTATTACAGGTCTTCGTAAGGTTAAATCTGGCAAAATTCTCATTAAAGGAGAAGACGTTGTCGGAAAAACTCCTCGTAAGATTACAGAGATGAACGTCAGCCACGTACCAGAAGACCGTCATCGGGATGGTTTAGTTCTACAAATGACCGTGGCAGAAAACATTGCTTTACAGACCTACTATAAAGAGCCTATTTCAAAAAATGGTATTTTAAATTACGATACCATTAATCAAAAGGCCCGTGATTTAATGGCAGAGTTTGATGTTCGTGGTGCAAGTGAAGTTGTTCCAGCAAAGGCACTTTCTGGAGGAAATCAGCAAAAAGCTATCATTGCCCGTGAAATTGACCGAAACCCTGATTTGTTAATTGTCAGCCAACCGACCCGTGGTTTAGATGTTGGTGCGATTGAATATATTCGGAAACGCTTGATTGCTGAACGGGATAAGGGAAAAGCTGTTCTAGTTGTCAGCTTTGAATTGGACGAAATTTTAGATGTGTCTGACCGTATTGCGGTTATTCACGATGGTGTGATTCATGGTATTGTCGATCCTGCCAAGACCAATAAACAAGAATTAGGATTCTTAATGGCTGGTGGAAAACTTGAAAAGGAGGAAGCAAATGCCTAA
- the gyrA gene encoding DNA gyrase subunit A, producing MHDKNLVDVNLTSEMKTSFIDYAMSVIVARALPDVRDGLKPVHRRILYGMNELGITPDKPHKKSARITGDVMGKYHPHGDSAIYEAMVRMAQWWSYRYMLVDGHGNFGSMDGDGAAAQRYTEARMNKIALEMLRDINKNTVNFADNYDASEREPEVLPARFPNLLVNGTTGIAVGMATNIPPHNLGETIEAVNLIIDNPEATTREIMEVLPGPDFPTGALVMGKSGIHRAYETGKGSIVLRSRTEIEEYGNGRERIVVTEFPYMVNKTKVHEHIVRLVQEKRIDGITAVRDESNREGVRFVIEVRRDASANVILNNLFKLTQLQTNFSFNMLAIQNGVPKILSVRQILEAYVEHQKEVVTRRTQFDKEKAEARAHILEGLLIALDHIDEVIKVIRNSETDAEAQAELMARFELSERQSQAILDMRLRRLTGLERDKIQSEYDDLIALIADLADILAKPERVVQIIKDELEEIKRKYADPRRTELMVGEVLSLEDEDLIEETDVLITLSNQGYIKRLAQDEFHAQKRGGRGVQGTGVKDDDFVRELVSTSTHDRLLFFTNKGRVYRLKGYEIPEYGRTAKGLPVVNLLKLEENESIQTIINVTKEQEEGHYLFFTTRQGIVKRTSVAEFGNIRQNGLKALNLKEDDELINVFLTDGQTDVIMGSKFGYAVRFTETDVRNMSRIATGVRGMRLREGDCLVGAAVVSDDQEVLVLTENGFGKRTPASEYPTKGRGGKGIKTVKVAEKNGYLAGLTTISGDEDIMVITDTGVIIRTNVANISQTGRATMGVKVMRLDNEASIVTFALVDAADSKDSEEN from the coding sequence ATGCATGATAAAAATTTAGTAGATGTAAATCTGACCAGCGAAATGAAGACCAGTTTCATTGACTATGCAATGAGCGTTATCGTAGCTCGGGCTCTTCCGGATGTACGTGATGGTCTAAAACCTGTTCATCGTCGAATCTTGTACGGGATGAACGAATTGGGCATTACACCAGATAAGCCACACAAGAAATCGGCTCGTATTACCGGGGATGTCATGGGTAAATACCATCCACATGGGGACAGTGCGATTTATGAAGCCATGGTGCGGATGGCCCAGTGGTGGAGCTACCGGTATATGCTCGTAGATGGGCATGGAAACTTCGGTTCGATGGATGGCGATGGAGCAGCTGCACAGCGCTATACCGAGGCACGTATGAACAAAATCGCCTTGGAGATGTTGCGTGATATCAACAAGAATACCGTAAACTTTGCGGACAACTATGATGCTAGTGAGCGTGAGCCTGAGGTCCTACCAGCACGTTTTCCAAATTTATTGGTTAATGGTACGACAGGTATTGCCGTTGGGATGGCGACAAATATCCCGCCTCACAATCTAGGTGAGACGATTGAAGCAGTGAATCTGATTATTGATAATCCAGAAGCAACGACTCGGGAAATTATGGAAGTCTTGCCTGGTCCTGACTTTCCAACGGGTGCTTTGGTCATGGGGAAATCAGGCATTCACCGTGCTTATGAGACTGGAAAAGGATCAATTGTTCTTCGTTCCAGGACAGAAATTGAAGAGTATGGCAATGGTCGTGAGCGCATCGTTGTGACAGAATTTCCTTATATGGTCAATAAGACCAAGGTTCATGAACATATTGTCCGTCTGGTTCAAGAAAAACGAATAGATGGAATTACAGCTGTTCGTGATGAGTCCAATCGCGAAGGAGTTCGTTTTGTAATCGAGGTCAGACGAGATGCATCAGCCAATGTCATCTTGAATAATCTTTTCAAATTGACCCAACTTCAGACTAATTTTAGTTTCAATATGTTGGCCATTCAAAATGGAGTACCGAAAATTCTTTCTGTTCGTCAAATTTTGGAAGCCTATGTTGAACACCAAAAAGAAGTTGTTACTCGCCGTACCCAGTTTGATAAAGAAAAGGCAGAAGCGCGTGCCCATATCTTAGAAGGATTGCTGATTGCCTTAGATCATATTGATGAAGTAATCAAGGTGATTCGTAATAGCGAAACAGATGCAGAAGCACAGGCAGAATTGATGGCACGCTTTGAGCTATCAGAGCGTCAGAGCCAAGCTATTCTTGATATGCGCCTTCGCCGTTTGACAGGCTTGGAACGCGATAAGATCCAATCAGAATACGATGATTTGATTGCCTTGATTGCTGATTTAGCAGATATTTTAGCCAAACCAGAGCGGGTTGTACAAATTATCAAAGATGAACTAGAAGAAATCAAGCGCAAATATGCAGATCCTCGTCGGACAGAGTTAATGGTAGGTGAAGTCCTATCCCTTGAAGATGAAGATTTAATTGAGGAAACAGATGTGTTAATTACCCTATCCAATCAAGGGTATATTAAACGGCTTGCACAGGATGAATTTCATGCTCAAAAACGTGGAGGACGTGGTGTTCAGGGAACAGGGGTCAAAGATGATGACTTTGTTCGTGAATTGGTTTCTACTAGTACCCATGACCGTCTCCTCTTCTTTACCAACAAGGGGCGTGTCTATCGTCTAAAAGGCTATGAAATTCCTGAATACGGCCGCACAGCAAAGGGATTGCCGGTTGTAAATCTCTTGAAGTTAGAAGAAAATGAGTCGATTCAGACGATTATCAACGTTACCAAGGAGCAAGAAGAAGGACATTATCTCTTCTTTACTACTCGTCAAGGAATTGTCAAACGGACTAGCGTTGCTGAATTTGGCAATATCCGTCAAAATGGGTTGAAGGCTCTGAACTTAAAAGAAGATGATGAATTGATTAACGTTTTCTTGACAGATGGGCAAACAGATGTTATCATGGGTTCTAAATTCGGTTATGCCGTCCGGTTCACAGAGACAGATGTTCGCAATATGAGTCGCATAGCGACTGGTGTGCGGGGAATGCGGCTTCGTGAAGGGGATTGCTTAGTCGGAGCAGCAGTTGTCTCAGATGACCAAGAAGTTCTTGTGCTGACGGAAAATGGTTTTGGAAAACGAACACCAGCTTCAGAATACCCAACCAAAGGGCGTGGCGGTAAAGGAATTAAAACTGTTAAAGTTGCAGAGAAAAATGGTTATCTAGCTGGCTTAACAACCATTTCAGGCGATGAAGATATTATGGTGATTACAGATACAGGAGTCATTATTCGGACAAACGTTGCCAACATCTCACAGACAGGACGTGCAACCATGGGGGTAAAGGTCATGAGATTAGATAATGAGGCAAGTATTGTGACGTTTGCTTTGGTTGATGCTGCAGATTCTAAAGATTCAGAGGAAAATTAA
- a CDS encoding BMP family lipoprotein: MNKKLVGLGVATLATLALAACGSRAAKNDADSMSEKDSAVKAAVVTDVGGVDDRSFNQSAWEGLQAWGEENGLKKDAGYTYFQSGSESDYVTNLDSAVSGGYNLVFGIGFALENAIAEVAPNNPDTNYVIVDSVVKDQKNVASVGFADHEASYLAGVAAAKATKTNHVGFIGGVEGVIIDRFEAGFVAGAKSVNKDIKITVDYAASFADAAKGQTLAAAQYAAGADVIFHASGGTGNGVFAAAKAENETRNEADKVWVIGVDRDQSAEGKYTSKDGKESNFVLASTLKQVGTSVKDIANKALKGEFPGGEIITFSLADKGVDLAETNLSSEASEAVAAAKKDILDKKVEVPETPEKK, encoded by the coding sequence ATGAACAAAAAACTTGTTGGTTTAGGTGTTGCAACACTTGCAACTTTGGCTCTTGCTGCTTGTGGAAGCCGTGCAGCAAAAAATGATGCTGATTCAATGTCAGAAAAAGATTCAGCAGTAAAAGCAGCTGTTGTTACTGACGTTGGTGGTGTTGATGACCGTTCATTTAACCAATCAGCTTGGGAAGGATTGCAAGCTTGGGGTGAAGAAAATGGTCTTAAGAAAGATGCTGGTTACACTTACTTCCAATCAGGTAGCGAATCTGATTACGTAACAAACCTTGATTCAGCTGTTTCAGGTGGTTACAACCTTGTATTTGGTATTGGTTTTGCCTTGGAAAATGCGATTGCTGAAGTAGCACCAAACAACCCTGACACAAACTATGTTATCGTCGATAGCGTTGTAAAAGATCAAAAGAACGTAGCAAGCGTTGGATTTGCTGACCATGAAGCATCTTACCTTGCAGGTGTAGCGGCTGCAAAAGCAACAAAAACAAACCACGTTGGATTTATCGGTGGTGTTGAAGGGGTTATCATTGACCGTTTTGAAGCTGGATTTGTAGCTGGTGCAAAATCAGTAAACAAAGACATTAAGATTACAGTTGACTATGCTGCTTCATTTGCAGATGCAGCGAAAGGTCAGACATTAGCAGCTGCTCAATATGCTGCTGGTGCAGATGTTATTTTCCATGCTTCAGGTGGTACCGGTAACGGTGTATTTGCTGCTGCTAAAGCAGAAAACGAAACGCGTAATGAAGCAGATAAAGTTTGGGTGATCGGTGTAGACCGTGACCAATCAGCAGAAGGTAAATACACTTCTAAAGATGGTAAAGAATCAAACTTCGTTCTTGCGTCAACATTGAAACAAGTTGGTACTTCTGTAAAAGATATTGCCAACAAAGCTCTTAAAGGTGAATTTCCTGGTGGAGAAATTATCACATTCTCACTTGCTGATAAAGGTGTAGACTTGGCTGAAACAAATCTTTCAAGCGAAGCGTCAGAAGCAGTAGCTGCTGCTAAGAAAGACATCTTGGACAAGAAAGTTGAAGTTCCAGAAACACCTGAGAAAAAATAA
- the radC gene encoding RadC family protein produces MYQIMFQEESLLPRERLLEVGAESLSNQELLAIFIRTGTKKEPVSILSNNLLAKLENLAALRDLSIEELQTLAGIGRVKAVEIKAMIELGRRINQSEILLQDRVLGSEKLGRKMMQDIGDKKQEHLVALYLDTQNKIISQKTIFIGSVNKSIAEPREILHYAVKCMATSIIVVHNHPSGSVQPSKNDLVFTETLKKSCEMLGLVLLDHLIVAKSAYYSFREEGELC; encoded by the coding sequence ATGTATCAAATTATGTTTCAAGAAGAGTCACTATTACCACGGGAGCGTTTATTGGAAGTAGGCGCAGAAAGTCTTAGCAATCAAGAATTATTAGCCATTTTTATCCGAACGGGGACAAAAAAAGAGCCAGTTTCTATCCTATCAAATAATCTATTAGCCAAATTAGAAAATCTAGCTGCCTTAAGGGATTTGTCTATTGAAGAATTGCAAACATTAGCAGGCATTGGTCGTGTTAAAGCTGTAGAAATCAAGGCAATGATTGAGTTGGGACGGCGAATTAATCAGTCAGAAATTTTACTTCAAGATCGTGTGCTTGGAAGTGAGAAATTAGGGCGTAAAATGATGCAGGATATTGGCGATAAGAAGCAAGAACATCTAGTTGCTCTTTATCTTGACACACAAAATAAAATTATTAGCCAAAAGACTATTTTTATTGGTAGTGTAAATAAAAGTATTGCAGAACCAAGGGAGATTTTGCATTATGCCGTAAAATGTATGGCTACATCGATTATTGTTGTACATAATCACCCTTCTGGGTCTGTGCAGCCGAGTAAAAACGATCTGGTATTTACTGAGACACTAAAAAAGTCCTGCGAGATGCTAGGACTTGTCTTACTTGATCATTTGATTGTGGCGAAATCAGCCTATTATAGTTTTCGTGAGGAAGGAGAGCTTTGTTAA
- a CDS encoding ABC transporter permease, translated as MPKKLQNITLPLLAVVSGLLLGAIIMLVFGYDPLWGYEELFYSAFGSVKSIGEIFRAMAPLIFTALGFAVASRAGFFNVGLSGQALVGWVFAGWFALENPDLPRPILILATIAIAMIAGGIAGAIPGVLRAYLGTSEVIVTIMMNYILLYSSNYIIRNVFASDLMKNKDSSINISANASYQTEWLRSLTDNSRMNIGIFFAIIAVLLIWFLLTKTTLGFEIRSVGLNPTASDYAGMSAKRTIILSMIISGALAGLGGAVQGLGTFQNVYTQGGNLDIGFNGMSVALLASNSPLGIPLAAFLFGLLSIGAPGMVKAQIPPELINVVTASIIFFVGVKFVFEQLLKRNKKAKGAN; from the coding sequence ATGCCTAAGAAGTTACAAAATATCACCCTTCCTTTGTTAGCAGTCGTATCTGGATTGCTACTAGGAGCGATTATTATGCTGGTTTTCGGCTATGATCCACTTTGGGGTTATGAAGAATTATTCTATTCTGCCTTTGGTTCTGTCAAATCAATTGGTGAAATTTTCCGAGCGATGGCCCCCTTAATCTTTACAGCACTTGGATTTGCTGTTGCGAGCCGAGCAGGATTTTTTAACGTTGGTTTATCAGGTCAAGCCCTTGTAGGTTGGGTATTTGCTGGCTGGTTTGCTCTCGAAAATCCAGATTTACCAAGACCTATCTTAATTCTTGCAACCATTGCCATTGCTATGATTGCAGGCGGAATTGCTGGTGCCATACCAGGTGTTTTACGGGCTTATCTGGGAACGAGTGAGGTTATTGTGACCATTATGATGAACTATATCTTACTCTACTCTAGCAACTACATTATTCGCAATGTCTTTGCTTCTGATTTGATGAAGAACAAGGATTCGAGTATCAATATCTCTGCGAATGCTTCTTACCAAACAGAATGGCTTCGTTCCTTAACAGATAATTCACGGATGAATATTGGTATTTTCTTTGCAATTATTGCGGTACTCCTTATTTGGTTCTTGTTGACCAAGACAACACTTGGTTTTGAAATCCGCTCTGTAGGATTGAATCCAACTGCTTCAGACTATGCAGGAATGTCAGCAAAACGAACCATTATTCTATCCATGATTATCTCAGGTGCTTTAGCGGGTCTTGGTGGAGCAGTGCAAGGACTTGGAACCTTCCAAAATGTCTATACGCAGGGTGGAAATTTGGACATTGGTTTTAACGGAATGTCTGTTGCCTTACTTGCTTCCAATTCACCACTGGGTATCCCATTAGCGGCCTTCTTGTTTGGTTTGTTATCAATTGGAGCGCCTGGTATGGTCAAAGCACAAATTCCACCTGAATTGATTAATGTCGTGACGGCCTCTATCATCTTCTTTGTCGGTGTTAAATTTGTCTTTGAACAATTACTAAAACGGAACAAAAAAGCGAAAGGAGCTAACTAA
- a CDS encoding gamma-glutamyl-gamma-aminobutyrate hydrolase family protein, whose protein sequence is MSKPIIGISANEFLNTTDDTEPVLSYAATTFVKAIESAGGIPLILPIVSANMAQSYINMIDKLILTGGQNVLPSYYGQEQTIDSDNYHSQRDDFELALIQEAIKQQKPIFGVCRGMQLFNVAMGGTLHQSIPNHWQTTISHTPVHSIYLQEENPLATVYGRQPMVNSFHRQALDQLASGLQVIGQAEDGTIEATMMTDRAHFLGVQWHPELLYSTRTEEKALFDYLVNEF, encoded by the coding sequence ATGAGTAAGCCAATTATCGGTATTTCAGCCAATGAATTTCTCAATACAACCGATGATACTGAGCCAGTTCTATCCTATGCTGCCACCACTTTTGTCAAAGCAATCGAATCTGCTGGAGGAATCCCTCTCATCCTGCCAATTGTCTCTGCTAATATGGCTCAAAGCTATATCAACATGATTGACAAGCTCATTTTGACTGGTGGACAGAATGTCCTTCCAAGTTACTATGGGCAAGAGCAGACCATTGACAGCGACAATTATCATAGCCAGCGTGATGACTTTGAACTTGCTTTGATTCAAGAAGCCATCAAACAGCAGAAGCCAATATTTGGTGTTTGTCGTGGGATGCAACTTTTTAATGTTGCCATGGGTGGTACCTTGCATCAATCCATCCCAAATCATTGGCAAACTACCATTTCTCATACACCTGTTCACTCAATTTACCTACAAGAAGAAAATCCACTGGCCACTGTCTATGGAAGACAACCGATGGTTAACTCTTTTCATAGACAGGCCTTAGATCAACTGGCTTCTGGTTTACAGGTGATTGGTCAAGCTGAAGATGGGACTATCGAAGCAACGATGATGACTGATAGAGCGCATTTCCTTGGCGTACAGTGGCATCCAGAACTTCTTTATTCTACTCGTACCGAAGAAAAAGCTTTGTTCGATTACCTCGTTAATGAATTTTAA
- a CDS encoding L-lactate dehydrogenase: protein MTATKQHKKVILVGDGAVGSAYAYALVNQGIGQELGIVDINKDRTQGDAEDLSHALAFTSPKKIYSAEYSDAHDADLVVLTAGLPQKPGETRLQLIEKNLRINQQIVNEIVASGFNGIFLVAANPVDILTYSTWKFSGFPKERVIGSGTSLDSARFRQTLAEKIGIDARSVHAYIMGEHGDSEFAVWSHANVAGVKLYDWLQDNRDIDEQGLVDLFISVRDAAYSIINKKGATYYGIGAALARITKAIFDDENAVLPLSVYQAGQYEGVEDVFIGQPAIIGAHGIVRPVNIPLNEAELQKMQASAKQLKEIMDNAFANPEIAASIKN from the coding sequence ATGACTGCAACTAAACAACATAAAAAAGTAATCCTTGTCGGTGACGGTGCTGTAGGCTCTGCTTACGCATATGCACTTGTCAATCAAGGAATTGGTCAAGAATTAGGTATCGTCGATATCAACAAAGACCGTACGCAAGGTGATGCAGAAGATTTGAGCCATGCTCTTGCCTTTACTTCACCAAAAAAAATCTACTCAGCTGAATATTCTGATGCACATGATGCAGATCTCGTTGTCCTTACAGCAGGTTTGCCACAAAAACCAGGTGAAACTCGCCTTCAATTGATTGAGAAAAACCTTCGTATCAATCAACAAATCGTAAATGAAATTGTAGCATCTGGCTTCAACGGTATCTTCCTTGTCGCTGCTAACCCAGTTGATATTTTAACTTACTCAACATGGAAATTCTCAGGTTTCCCTAAAGAGCGTGTTATCGGTTCTGGTACTTCACTTGACTCTGCTCGTTTCCGTCAAACCCTTGCTGAAAAAATCGGTATCGACGCACGTTCTGTCCATGCTTATATCATGGGTGAACATGGTGACTCTGAATTTGCTGTATGGTCACACGCTAACGTTGCCGGCGTTAAATTATACGACTGGTTGCAAGATAACCGTGATATTGATGAACAAGGATTGGTGGACTTATTTATCTCTGTCCGCGATGCAGCTTACTCTATCATCAACAAAAAAGGTGCAACTTACTACGGTATTGGTGCAGCACTTGCTCGTATTACCAAAGCAATCTTTGATGATGAAAATGCGGTACTTCCTCTTTCTGTTTACCAAGCAGGTCAATATGAAGGCGTTGAAGATGTCTTTATTGGACAACCAGCTATTATTGGAGCACATGGTATCGTTCGTCCAGTAAATATCCCATTAAATGAGGCTGAATTGCAAAAAATGCAAGCATCTGCTAAACAATTAAAAGAAATCATGGATAATGCATTTGCAAATCCAGAAATCGCAGCTTCTATCAAAAATTAG